One window from the genome of Variovorax sp. PAMC26660 encodes:
- the ugpQ gene encoding glycerophosphodiester phosphodiesterase, with the protein MAALKPWPYPRWVAHRGAGKLAPENTLAAFKLGASHGYRMFECDAKLSADGVPFLMHDATLDRTTSGHGTGGAQPWSALSQLDAGGWHSRSFAGEPLPTLENVARFCRANAYLLNIEIKPTPGTERETGEVVAREAARLWLGAAIPPLLTSFQVESLKGALAVQPELPRGLLLDTLRGDWLQTALDLGCVAVVCNHALWDAAVVAKVHGASLRALSYTVNDDWAAQRLIDLGTDGIITDRVDLFSPAG; encoded by the coding sequence ATGGCAGCGCTGAAACCCTGGCCCTACCCCCGCTGGGTGGCTCATCGCGGCGCCGGCAAGCTCGCGCCTGAGAACACGCTCGCAGCCTTCAAGCTCGGCGCATCGCACGGCTACCGCATGTTCGAGTGCGATGCCAAGCTCAGCGCGGACGGCGTGCCCTTCCTGATGCACGACGCCACGCTCGACCGCACCACCAGCGGCCACGGCACCGGCGGCGCGCAGCCCTGGAGCGCGCTGTCGCAGCTCGATGCGGGCGGCTGGCATTCGCGCAGCTTCGCGGGCGAACCGCTGCCCACGCTGGAGAACGTCGCGCGCTTCTGCCGGGCCAACGCATACCTGCTCAACATCGAGATCAAGCCGACGCCTGGCACCGAACGCGAGACCGGCGAGGTGGTGGCACGGGAAGCCGCGCGCCTGTGGCTGGGCGCTGCAATTCCCCCGCTACTCACGTCCTTCCAGGTCGAATCGCTGAAGGGCGCGCTCGCCGTGCAGCCCGAGCTGCCGCGCGGCCTGCTGCTCGACACGCTGCGCGGCGACTGGCTCCAGACCGCGCTGGACCTCGGCTGCGTGGCCGTCGTCTGCAACCATGCGCTGTGGGATGCGGCCGTGGTCGCCAAGGTGCATGGCGCCAGCCTGCGTGCATTGAGCTACACCGTCAACGACGACTGGGCCGCGCAGCGGCTGATCGACCTGGGCACCGACGGCATCATCACCGACAGGGTGGACCTGTTCAGTCCCGCCGGCTGA
- the ugpB gene encoding sn-glycerol-3-phosphate ABC transporter substrate-binding protein UgpB, producing MRFKTLALASALAATLFNTAQAQTEIQWWHSMTAVNNEWVNDLAKQFNESQKEYKIVPTFKGTYDESMTASIAAFRAGNAPHILQVFEVGTATMMASKGAIIPVGQVMKDAGEKFDPAAYIPAVAGYYTAPNGQMLSFPFNSSTTIFYFNKDAFKAAGLPTDKAPSTWPEVVAAAAKLKASGHKCPFTTAWQNWTQVESFSAWHNVEFASKANGLQGLDARLKVNSPLHQRHIENLASMAKQGLFVYKGRGNVPEASFVSGECAMINTSSGFYGNVAKNAKFAYGLAPLPYYPDVPGAPQNTVIGGASLWVMSGKKAAEYKGVAKFFSFISTPEVQSASHKRTGYLPVTTASYKLTEESGFYKQNPGTDVAVTQMIRKVTDKSRGIRLGNYVQIRAIEDEELEQVWNGKKTAKEALDAIVTRGNEQLERFQKANKS from the coding sequence ATGCGATTCAAGACGCTCGCGCTGGCATCGGCGCTGGCCGCCACGCTGTTCAATACAGCCCAGGCCCAGACAGAGATCCAGTGGTGGCATTCCATGACCGCCGTCAACAACGAGTGGGTCAACGACCTGGCCAAGCAGTTCAACGAGAGCCAGAAGGAATACAAGATCGTGCCGACCTTCAAGGGCACGTACGACGAATCGATGACGGCTTCCATTGCGGCCTTCCGCGCCGGCAACGCGCCGCACATCCTGCAGGTGTTCGAAGTGGGCACCGCCACCATGATGGCCAGCAAGGGCGCGATCATTCCGGTCGGCCAGGTCATGAAGGACGCGGGCGAGAAGTTCGATCCGGCCGCCTACATTCCCGCCGTGGCCGGTTACTACACCGCCCCCAACGGCCAGATGCTGAGCTTCCCGTTCAACAGCTCGACGACCATCTTCTATTTCAACAAGGACGCCTTCAAGGCGGCCGGCCTGCCGACCGACAAGGCACCGTCGACCTGGCCCGAAGTGGTGGCCGCGGCCGCCAAGCTCAAGGCGAGCGGCCACAAGTGCCCGTTCACCACGGCCTGGCAGAACTGGACGCAGGTCGAGAGCTTCTCGGCCTGGCACAACGTGGAATTCGCCAGCAAGGCCAACGGCCTGCAGGGCCTGGACGCCCGCCTGAAGGTGAACTCGCCGCTGCACCAGCGCCACATCGAGAACCTGGCCAGCATGGCCAAGCAGGGCCTGTTCGTCTACAAGGGCCGCGGCAACGTGCCTGAAGCCTCGTTCGTCTCGGGCGAGTGCGCCATGATCAACACGTCGTCGGGCTTCTACGGCAACGTCGCCAAGAACGCCAAGTTCGCCTACGGCCTGGCACCCCTGCCCTACTACCCGGACGTGCCGGGCGCACCGCAGAACACTGTGATCGGCGGCGCCAGCCTGTGGGTCATGTCGGGCAAGAAGGCTGCCGAATACAAGGGTGTGGCCAAGTTCTTCAGCTTCATCTCGACGCCTGAAGTGCAGTCCGCCAGCCACAAGCGCACGGGCTACCTGCCCGTGACCACCGCGTCGTACAAGCTCACAGAGGAATCGGGCTTCTACAAGCAGAACCCCGGCACCGACGTGGCCGTGACGCAGATGATCCGCAAGGTCACCGACAAGAGCCGCGGCATCCGCCTGGGCAACTACGTGCAGATCCGCGCCATCGAGGACGAAGAGCTCGAACAGGTCTGGAACGGCAAGAAGACGGCCAAGGAAGCCCTCGATGCCATCGTGACGCGCGGCAATGAACAGCTGGAACGCTTCCAAAAAGCGAACAAAAGCTAA
- the serA gene encoding phosphoglycerate dehydrogenase, with translation MSSKTSLDKSRIKFLLLEGIHPSAVEVLRAAGYTNIESLPGALPDAELKAKIADVHFVGIRSRTQLTAEVFAAAHKLVAAGCFCIGTNQVDLEAAREHGVAVFNAPFSNTRSVAELVLAEAILLLRGVPEKSAVAHRGGWLKSADNAFEIRGKTLGIVGYGSIGAQLSVLAEALGMHVAFFDVVTKLPLGNARQVRDLHQLLAQSDIVTLHVPETQATQWMIGATEIAAMKPGSILINASRGTVVEIEALAEALKQKKLLGAAIDVFPVEPRSNKDEFLSPLRGLDNVILTPHIGGSTMEAQANIGLEVAEKLVKYSDNGTSTSSVNFPEVALPAHPGKHRLLHIHRNVPGVLSEINKIFSDNHINIASQFLQTNEKVGYVVMDIEAASSDLALEKLAKVNGTIRSRVLF, from the coding sequence ATGAGCAGCAAAACCTCCCTCGACAAAAGCAGGATCAAGTTCCTTTTGCTCGAGGGCATCCACCCTTCGGCCGTGGAGGTTCTGCGCGCCGCCGGCTACACGAACATCGAGTCGCTGCCGGGCGCTTTGCCCGATGCAGAACTCAAAGCCAAGATCGCCGACGTGCACTTCGTGGGCATCCGCTCGCGGACCCAACTGACGGCCGAAGTCTTTGCGGCTGCGCACAAGCTGGTGGCGGCCGGGTGCTTCTGCATCGGCACCAACCAGGTCGATCTTGAAGCCGCCCGCGAACATGGCGTGGCGGTGTTCAACGCACCCTTCTCCAATACCCGTTCGGTGGCCGAACTCGTGCTGGCCGAAGCGATCCTGCTGCTGCGCGGCGTGCCCGAAAAAAGCGCGGTGGCGCATCGTGGCGGCTGGCTCAAGTCGGCCGACAACGCATTCGAAATCCGCGGCAAGACGCTGGGCATCGTGGGCTACGGCTCCATCGGCGCGCAGCTGTCGGTGCTGGCCGAGGCGCTGGGCATGCATGTCGCGTTCTTCGACGTGGTCACCAAGCTGCCGCTGGGCAATGCCCGCCAGGTGCGCGATCTGCACCAGTTGCTGGCGCAAAGCGACATCGTGACGCTGCACGTGCCCGAGACGCAGGCCACGCAATGGATGATCGGCGCGACGGAAATCGCTGCCATGAAGCCGGGTTCGATCCTGATCAATGCATCGCGCGGGACCGTGGTCGAAATCGAAGCGCTGGCCGAGGCGCTCAAACAGAAGAAGCTGCTGGGCGCCGCGATCGACGTGTTTCCGGTGGAGCCGCGCAGCAACAAGGACGAGTTCCTGTCGCCACTGCGTGGCCTGGACAACGTGATCCTGACCCCGCACATCGGCGGCTCGACGATGGAGGCGCAGGCCAACATCGGGCTGGAAGTGGCCGAGAAGCTGGTGAAGTACAGCGACAACGGAACATCGACGTCGTCGGTCAACTTCCCCGAGGTGGCACTGCCTGCTCACCCTGGCAAGCACCGGCTGCTGCACATTCACCGGAACGTGCCGGGCGTGCTGTCCGAGATCAACAAGATCTTTTCAGACAACCACATCAACATCGCTTCCCAGTTCCTGCAGACGAACGAGAAGGTCGGGTATGTGGTGATGGACATCGAGGCTGCTTCTTCGGACCTGGCGTTGGAGAAGCTGGCGAAGGTGAACGGGACGATTCGGAGTCGCGTGCTGTTCTGA
- the ugpE gene encoding sn-glycerol-3-phosphate ABC transporter permease UgpE gives MVEKRGTHGILAHVIMILGVLIVAFPLYLAFVASTHTAQEIVQAPMPLLPGPHMWDSYKAALFGRETSAGSNAPVAHMMWVSFVTAMVIAIGKISISLLSAFAIVYFRFPFKKICFWAIFVTLMLPVEVRILPTYKVLSDLNMLNSYAGLTVPLIASATATFLFRQFFLTVPDELTEASRMDGASPMRFFFDVLLPLSKTSIAALFVIQFIYGWNQYLWPLLATTSEDMYPVVVGIKRMIAGGDGQNEWNVVMATAILAMLPPALVVILMQKWFVKGLVDTEK, from the coding sequence ATGGTTGAGAAACGCGGCACCCACGGCATCCTGGCCCACGTCATCATGATCCTGGGCGTCCTCATCGTCGCCTTCCCGCTCTACCTGGCGTTCGTGGCCTCCACGCACACCGCGCAAGAGATCGTGCAGGCGCCGATGCCGCTGCTGCCCGGCCCCCACATGTGGGACAGCTACAAGGCCGCGCTCTTCGGGCGCGAAACCAGCGCGGGCTCCAACGCTCCCGTGGCGCACATGATGTGGGTGAGCTTCGTGACGGCGATGGTGATCGCCATCGGCAAGATCTCGATCTCGCTGCTGTCGGCCTTTGCCATCGTCTACTTCCGCTTCCCGTTCAAGAAGATCTGCTTCTGGGCGATCTTCGTGACGCTGATGCTGCCGGTGGAGGTGCGCATCCTGCCCACCTACAAGGTGCTGTCGGACCTGAACATGCTGAACTCGTACGCGGGCCTGACGGTGCCGCTGATCGCGTCGGCCACCGCCACCTTCCTGTTCCGCCAGTTCTTCCTGACGGTGCCGGACGAACTCACCGAAGCCTCGCGCATGGACGGCGCGAGCCCCATGCGTTTTTTCTTCGACGTGCTGCTGCCGCTGTCCAAGACCTCGATCGCGGCGCTGTTCGTGATCCAGTTCATCTACGGCTGGAACCAGTACCTGTGGCCGCTGCTGGCGACCACGAGCGAAGACATGTACCCCGTGGTGGTCGGCATCAAGCGAATGATTGCCGGCGGCGACGGACAGAACGAATGGAACGTCGTGATGGCCACCGCCATCCTCGCGATGCTGCCGCCCGCGCTGGTGGTGATCCTGATGCAAAAGTGGTTCGTCAAGGGCCTTGTGGACACTGAGAAATAG
- the ugpC gene encoding sn-glycerol-3-phosphate ABC transporter ATP-binding protein UgpC, with product MAALSLRNVIKRYGHGPKANQVIHGVSAEIADHEFIVIVGPSGCGKSTLLRMVAGLEEISAGQIAIGGKVVNELEPSERDIAMVFQNYALYPHMSVFANMAYGLKIAKVPVPEIKVRVDKAAKILELGHLLERKPRELSGGQRQRVAMGRAIVRQPQVFLFDEPLSNLDAKLRAQTRLEIQKLHRELGITSLFVTHDQVEAMTLAQRIIVMNGGVMDQFATPEEVYNRPATTFVASFIGSPPMNLLKHAPGVRPGQILGIRPEHMKLDENGWTVQVEQVELLGAERLVYGRIGEEQIIMRTDEGDHPPVAGDTVKIAAREEKLHWFDAGSGKRAD from the coding sequence ATGGCTGCTCTTTCCCTACGCAACGTCATCAAGCGCTACGGCCACGGGCCGAAAGCCAACCAGGTCATCCACGGCGTGAGCGCCGAGATCGCCGACCATGAATTCATCGTGATCGTCGGGCCCTCGGGCTGCGGCAAGTCCACGCTGCTGCGCATGGTGGCCGGCCTGGAAGAAATCTCCGCCGGCCAGATCGCCATCGGCGGCAAGGTGGTGAACGAACTCGAACCCTCCGAGCGCGACATCGCGATGGTGTTCCAGAACTACGCGCTCTACCCGCACATGAGCGTGTTCGCCAACATGGCCTACGGCCTGAAGATCGCCAAGGTGCCGGTGCCCGAGATCAAGGTGCGCGTCGACAAGGCCGCAAAAATTCTCGAACTCGGCCATCTGCTCGAGCGCAAGCCGCGCGAACTCTCCGGCGGCCAGCGCCAGCGCGTGGCCATGGGCCGCGCGATCGTGCGGCAGCCGCAGGTCTTTCTGTTCGACGAACCGCTGTCGAACCTCGACGCCAAGCTGCGCGCGCAGACCCGCCTCGAAATCCAGAAGCTGCACCGCGAACTCGGCATCACCTCGCTGTTCGTCACGCACGACCAGGTCGAGGCGATGACGCTGGCGCAACGCATCATCGTGATGAACGGCGGCGTGATGGACCAGTTCGCCACGCCCGAAGAGGTCTACAACCGCCCCGCCACCACCTTCGTGGCGAGCTTCATCGGCTCACCGCCCATGAACCTGCTCAAGCACGCGCCGGGCGTGCGCCCGGGCCAGATCCTGGGCATTCGCCCCGAGCACATGAAGCTCGACGAAAACGGCTGGACGGTACAGGTCGAGCAGGTCGAACTGCTGGGCGCCGAGCGCCTGGTCTATGGCCGCATCGGCGAAGAGCAGATCATCATGCGCACCGACGAAGGCGACCACCCGCCGGTGGCAGGCGACACCGTGAAGATCGCGGCGCGCGAAGAGAAGCTGCACTGGTTCGACGCCGGTTCCGGCAAACGCGCAGACTGA
- the ugpA gene encoding sn-glycerol-3-phosphate ABC transporter permease UgpA translates to MEKRVFFRSGWLPWLLLTPQMAVILVFFFWPAGQAILQSLQQQDAFGTSVEFVGLDNFRQLLNDSSYAASFKTTAVFSVLVATIGISLSLMLAVFADRITRGGTFYKTMLIVPYAVAPAVAAVLWVFMFSPSLGVVAYALGKIGINWNHLLDSGHAMTLIVMASVWKQISYNFLFFLAGLQSIPKSLIEAAAIDGARPWRRFWTVQFPLLSPTTFFLLVINVVYAFFDTFAIVDAATQGGPGQDTTILVYKVYHDGFKNLDLGGSAAQSVVLMVIVVALTVIQFRYVEKKVQY, encoded by the coding sequence ATGGAAAAACGCGTTTTCTTTCGCTCGGGCTGGCTGCCCTGGCTGCTGCTGACACCGCAAATGGCGGTGATCCTCGTGTTTTTCTTCTGGCCGGCGGGGCAGGCCATCCTGCAGTCGCTGCAGCAGCAGGACGCGTTCGGCACGTCGGTCGAGTTCGTCGGGCTCGACAACTTCAGGCAACTGCTGAACGACTCGAGCTATGCCGCGTCGTTCAAGACCACCGCCGTGTTCTCGGTGCTGGTGGCAACCATCGGCATCAGCCTGTCGCTGATGCTGGCCGTGTTCGCCGACCGCATCACGCGCGGCGGCACCTTCTACAAGACGATGCTGATCGTGCCCTACGCCGTGGCGCCCGCCGTGGCGGCCGTGCTGTGGGTCTTCATGTTCTCGCCCTCCCTGGGCGTCGTGGCCTATGCGCTGGGCAAGATCGGCATCAACTGGAACCACCTGCTCGACTCGGGCCACGCCATGACGCTGATCGTGATGGCCTCGGTGTGGAAGCAGATTTCCTACAACTTCCTGTTCTTCCTGGCCGGCCTGCAGTCGATCCCGAAGTCGCTGATCGAGGCCGCGGCCATCGACGGCGCACGCCCGTGGCGCCGCTTCTGGACCGTGCAGTTCCCGCTGCTGTCGCCCACCACCTTCTTCCTGCTGGTGATCAACGTGGTCTACGCCTTCTTCGACACCTTCGCGATCGTCGATGCGGCCACCCAGGGCGGCCCGGGGCAGGACACCACCATCCTGGTCTACAAGGTCTATCACGACGGCTTCAAGAACCTGGACCTCGGCGGCTCAGCCGCGCAGTCGGTCGTGCTGATGGTGATCGTGGTGGCGCTGACCGTCATCCAGTTCCGCTACGTCGAGAAGAAGGTCCAGTACTGA